ATAGgggaaaaaatgcaataaatacatCACCCAAAGTGAATCAAAGATTTTCAACCATAAGTCCTAAAGTTATGCATATTTGAGGTCACCATTGAAGAGTAGAAATATGAATCCCCAGAAAGAAAACCGATTtctgttttgattattttttttatttgatcctttAATCTACATTAAAGGATCTatttaatcaacatttcaaagGCAGTGGTAACactacttcatttaaaaacactattAATTTTCATTTATCTATggtgtaaataaaatacatctccCCACAACATTAGAATAATATTAAACACAATGAATATATACAGTCTTTATACATGACTGTAGAGCTCATAGTTTGGATTGATTCTCAAAGCTAAAGGGCCAACATTATCTTCCATAAATATAACATTCTGTTGCAactttttcagttttgattTTTTATAGTTATTACAATACTTTTGTTACTCTTATTTGTGATGTTGCGGAAAAATATCTACTGAACAATCGCtgttaatactttttttgtaaaataataaaaacaaatcttaaaagggccctattatacttGTGGGTGTttcccaaaaagcataatatatAGGTTatataagttgtttttttttgcatgtgtgtctgcaaaAGTTAGAATCCCAAAGCACACTCTGCCAGAAATGCCTCCATTGTAGtcctttgttaacttctgtaacatagtgacatcattgaTGTAACACTCTGTATTGGatagctccaacacattgtacgtgataggttaaggggtgggacatccctaagcggttgaccaatcataacgTAGCCGGCAaagtaaccaatcagagcagcccagactttgtttcagacagagggtgaaaaggtgctgcagtacaggcagtatgagaaaaataaagagctttttgaacattaaagcatgcaaaccTGTCACAGTAggggcacaaaatacaaacatgaacctgacAATGAGCATAATACACCCTTTTTAAACTGATGCTTTATTGTTGCAGTTTCTAACAGTGACCACTGGAGGGTAATGAACTCTCATGTTTCAAAAGGTGTATCGACTACTCCAGACACGACACCATACTGACATTTCTGGTCAAACCTTTCAAATCGATGTATTGTGTCCACTGGAATTAAATAAGAAATTCCAAGAAGAAATCTGAGGGGACAGATTTCTTCTTGGAATCCATGATGGTGTGCTattgtttcatttcaatatGGTTATAATTAATAGACGTTATTGACATCATCACTGCTACTAACATGACTACCTTTCCTACAGTGCCTATGCAGTATATTAGGAAGAAGAGCTTTGCTTCAATGAGCAACAAACAGCCAATCTCCGGTATTTCCATCATGCTTTCCTACAGGTCTTCCTGTCCTCAGCAATGGCTCCATTTGCTCATAGCCTTTTCCTTTATTAGATCCTCTGGAGAAAACACAATCAGTTTATTGTTTGCCTGCTATGGGATCCGGATTCACtcaatttttttttcatgatgTCCACTCGCTGATAGATGCTCTATTATCTTGATGaccattttaattaatatatcaGGGTTCAAGTCAATCAGGTCAGGAAGGATCACCCTTTTAATGGAGGGGACTTGAGTTCATTAATTTAATCACCACACAGTTACAACAGTGTAGCACGTCTTGaggaacaaacacatttctgttgattTATACTTCTGAGTGTGACAAACCCTGCTGATCGTTTAGTTCAGTCCCTAAATTATCCATGAGTAACggagctgcagagaaatggAGACATTGATACAGACATCTTTCacgttttctgacattttacagactAATTATATATCTAAGATTTCAGATTAATTAATTATGTAATTAGCCCTTGGCAGAATGCATGAAATCAGAGTCTTGATACTTTTCTTTTCATGGATTTTGCattctgtgttttgttcttttcatgGGTTACGAAAAAAGATTAGAATTGGCAGCCTGGCATTGGGAGCACAAAGTTTATATCAGTTACCAAAAGATGTACATGAAATGATGTGGCGGGTGCTTtccctgacaaacacacactcgtcTGCAaattaataagaaaacaaaatgtcagcTGCAGGGAGCATCACATTAATATTGTCTGTCGAGCCTTAACTGTGATGAAGGAGCTCTTAATCTGTTAGTCATCTGTTAGcatctacacaaacacaccaaaacaaacatacacacactttaacagcACAGGGGAGGTATTTGGCTCAGTTGCCCTGTGTTTAGATTAAAGAAGACAGTTGCTGACATGATGGGAGAACCCCAGGGCAAAGTCCAAGTTTAGTCTTCAATTTAATGTCTCCAtgagtcacaaacacacacaaccacaacagaaaatattatGTACAAGCTCCAGGCTTTTTTAAGCCACATGACGGAAACAATGGTCTGTTAATTTAAGCGTGTTTCATATTAAAGACCTAAGCTATAGTTGAATCTTTTAGCCAATGAAATCTGACTTACAACATCAGCTGTAGGCGCTGTTATTTTCAATATACATTTGTAGAGGATGCGATGACTCTGCGGATAAGTCACCTCGCCTTACATTGCCAGTGTTTGTTACAATATGTAGAAGTGAATAATTCAATGTATCATCCATAAAAATGGTGTCTAGGATTTCCAACTGTCTGCATAAACACGCGTATGGTTTGGATGTAGTTTAAATATAACCAACGTATTGGGCTTGGTTTACTGCAGGGAACTTCCTTTAAACATTATTGAAATGATGTTTCCTGGCAGaggcaggaaaaaaaatcacagctCTCATTTGATTAACCACAcagagcagctcctcctctcccttttgCAGCCAAAACCCCCTGCAAGCTTCAAGAGAAAGTCTGcttggcttttattttaacttttaaactATACACAGTTTCAGGTTgggctgtgattggcttgtTGTTTTGCTGCAATGCAACCCAGATGTAAAGAAAAGCAGCAATGATGCACAATTATAATGTACAGTACACTCTCTTGAGAATGAAACCTTTACcatttacttttcaaatatCAACCACTGTCTTTTTCGCTTCCACAAAAATAAATGCCTAAATTCCTTTCTGCTCCGTCACCACACTCtgacatgtttattatttattgagaCAAAAtactctccttcttcctcctctccctgacTTGTGTTCTTGTGTGTCCATAAAGCCATGTGTGGACAGTTTGATAGCGTCTGATTTATGTCTTCCCAGAAAAGGCTAATTCCCTGGAATTCCTGTTCACACTGAAACAAGCTGTGAAAACTACAGCATTATATAATGAGAtccatctttctgtctgtctctgtctctcagaaTCATGTTAAAGGCTAAACAAGTTGTAATGTGCTCTTTTCTCTGCTTGGCAATAATACGGGTCCTTCACTTGACATCGAGGTCGATGGAACAAAAGCAGCACTACCCCAAACACAGAGGTAACCAGAAGCTGTAGAAGGCACAGAGTGTGTTTCTACCCCCACATCCTGCCTCACAAACAGGTTGTCAGTAAACATAGAATACGGGCTGAAGTACAGTGTATGCTATAGAAGTGGACTAATGAGGAAGGGGGACATAAAGACAAGTAGAAGGTGCAGCggcaaagacagaaaatagCAATAGAAGAGGAAAATGCTCAGGGGAAGAAAATGAAACAGGTTACTAGAAACCCATGTTGAACAGCGATAGACCACATGTATTAATAGCTTCACTGAATCAAATAATGTCAAtgatatgtgttgttgtttagtaCAACCCCATTGGAATATCACAGGTTGAtatgcataaaataaatcagcGCTTACTTTTCGTTTTCATCTCAACCTGCAGAAGTGTAAATGAGCGACATGTTTCTTATATAAGCTTAAAAGATGATGTGTTATGGCTGAGTTTACGGCTCCTATTTTGTTGTATGACTTCTTACttagctttcaaaatgttgtgtGCCTTCTGAATCTAAATCCCGATGAGTTTAAGAGTTACTTTAAGACACATActgttatgtatttatttaacttgaGAATGGAGATGGAGGAAAGTTACAGTAACTCTTTCATGGTGTTAATGAAATTGTATTTCGATAAgcttccaaaaataaaacaatctaaatCCAACGTTAAAACAATTTGCATTTCACACTCTTTTGACGTGGTTGCTtacagtatattaaataaatagtgaaaGGGTTTCTACTGTATAGCTTTAATTTGGAGGAAACCAATCAAACAAACCCCCCCACCATTAACAACAAATTCAAAGtcaactgattttatttttcagacattAGACCTTTATGGGAATGTGGTAAgcctttgttttaaattgttacaTACATCAACATTTGTTACAGTGCCCTGTTCTTAgggaaataaagacatttcttcttagtttacacacaaaaaaaagtaaaaaaatgaaaacctaAAGTGGTTAATATCAAGAGACTTTGACATGCAAGCAAAAAGCTTCCACTCTTAAGACTTGAAATTATGATAAAGGGCTATAAAAATCATGAACCTACCATTATATTGCTCATCCAGAGTGACAAAAACATCACCTGTCTGTTTATGGGATGGATGCACATACAGAAGGTCTTGGTTTCATGTTGGCTGTCTGCAGCACATTGCATTGTGTAGCATTAACGCAGGGTGAACATTACAAAGAAGGTTAGTTTATTAAAGTTAGCATTTTGGCATCTATTTCTCCACAGGTCCTTCTTGTTGAACTCAAACCCACCACAAACATTGTCAGCATGGATTTGCTTGGCTTACGTTACAACTTGCCACAGCAAGTTCCCAATAATGTTAGCATAAAATATGAAACCTCAAAGTCCaggagctaaatgctaactttaGTTCTCAATGGCATCAGCTCCAGCAGATGCTGTTGGACAAATATAAGATAGAAGAGAAACACGTACATGGACAACAATTGGCGGAGCTACTTGTCACAAAAAAGCCCAATCTAAAAAGCCAGGAGAAATATAATTGTAATGATCATCAAAAACGTTTTAACAAGCTTTACATtgaattcaaattcaaatattaGCGTGACTCCCCATAAATGCTTggtggaataaaataaaacaacattgagCAAGGTGAAATGACCTATAATGGCTCACATGATACATTCATCATGGTGTACTTCTGCACCAAATATCAGATTGTCTTGAAATAGCAGATACATTTTTGGGGAAGTACAGCTATATCATTTATTGTTGACTGTTAGATGAAAGTATCAATACCACTTTCAGCCTCCGATAAAGTCAAAGTGAAGCgttttcagtttaaataatgTGACGTTTGCTCAACTAGTGTGGTTTTTACGCATATGATGGTTTGCTCCAAagcacatttcatttgataCATTTATGATACAACCCCTGCATTTAGGATGAGTAGATCAAGCATCTCACAAGAAACAAAAATGCATTTgcgagagaaaaagaaaacaaatatttcctcGATTTTTCCCTGAATGTTAAAGCTAGGCAAATCGTTTTATTTGTTGAAATCCTTTTTACTTTCtatcaaaaaagtaaaatggcTAATGAACATTTTACAGGTTTCATCAAGATAACAGATATAGAGTGATTGCATGAATATCAAAAAGCATCATCAGTACATTTAACAAGGTTTCTTACtataatatattgaaatatgaaactgaaattgGATGACAAGGCCTACGGAGTAATCCtttttgaaagtaaaatgtatttttttctatgCAGCTATTTGAGAACTTAAAGCTTTTCAACGTGTTTTGTTTCATTCTGAGATGATACATCTTTACACAACCTAATGCTTGTACAATGCAGCCAGCCTACATACTGTTCAAAGACATAAAGAACATGTTTTTGCTCTCTTTGTTCCTCTCTACAAAAGTCCCagataaaagagaaaaggtCCAGGAGTGAACAGTCACACGTCACATTTTGTTGAGCACTAGATCATGGTGACCCAGCTTGAAGACTCGAAGCAATTGCTGGCCATTCATCTTGGTTTTTGTAGTAAAAGGGTCATCGTCAAAGTCTTCAATAACCTGCAACTGGACAGGCTGCTGAAACATACCACAGACACAGAGATCAGCAATACAAAATGACATACTTTGATATAGGAGACTTGTATATTACACAAGTCACATTTTCACTGTAATTTTACAATGAGACATGTTACTACAGTAAGAATGACTTTAAATAATCCAATTACAaggctacatttattttaaacacaatgaTTATGCCTGCCTCAGtccttcctttttaaaaggGGCATTATTAAtctaatttccaggttcatattttgtattttgtactgtatttttttctactatgacatgtttacatgctgtaatgttcaaaatgtctgctctgcttggttagctgtccggctctgttgtgatttgtcaaccgcttagagatgtctaGAGCGCTAGAAAATAGAAGCGGTGGTGTGAAGGTggtgggattttagcctttgcagaccatttacatgcacaatgcctacaaaaggaaaagggaaacccccaaaaaggcATAAAATGGCCTCTTTAAGGTTTAGTATACTAGCTATTAGTAAGAATGTTAGCTTGAATCAGAACCTAGATTGATCACATGAATAAGGTTTATAAAATACCTGAATGCTCTGCATGATTCCAATCTTcgtgtgatttcctggattgtgGTTCTATCTTGGGTGAAGTCGGTCTACCTTTCATCTGGTTTTTGTTCCCAGCATAGTTTGGTTTGTTGATGCAGAGCACCTTCTGGAAGCTCTGCCTGAAGTTGTCAGAGAGGAACCCGTAGAGGATTGGGTTGGCGCAGGAGTTGACGTAGGTGAGGATGACCAGGAAGAAGTAGATGGCAGCATTGATATTGTTCTCAGGGATGATATGAATCAGGTTGACTATGTTGGTAGTGAAGAAGGGCATCCAACAAAGTACGAACACCAACACGATGATCACCACCATGCGTGTCACCTTACGCTCCGATTTACGCCGCTTGGTCAGGCCTACACGCACACCCGCTGACCTCACCTGAAAGTTAGATAGTAGATTGAGAAGGTTTCATGGGACTTGGGAAGAAGCTACAGGGAAATTCAGAAGTGTATTCCAGCCTGATCTTCTAGGAATTGGGGTACCATGCAACAAAACTGCATTCTCAATTACTTTTTGAGGAACACATTTTGTGCCCCAGATTAagttttattttgcaatttaGGTTTCTAATCATAATCCGTTAATGTCCATGTAGTGAGGAGGGCAAGGGGGAGGGGGCTTTAAACATTGGACTAGGAGACTGGTGTTTGTGTCCTATGTGAAATCCGAAGTCAATGTTCACTTTTCGTAATTTACACCTTAATGTAAATGACTTATTTTAAGCTATACAAGTAGTAGTGTTGACTAAACATTAGCAAttagttttgttgtgtttaagtTAATCTTTTGTTTCAATTTACCACATTGTTGTATCTGAACTTAATTTTTATAGGAGGCAAGGATGTGTATTAAGACACCATTAAAAACCAAAGGCTAGTTTCCTTTGTGTCCTTACCTTGATGACAATGAGCAGGTAGCAGAGGCAGATGACAACCAGAGGACCAAAGAAACCTATGATGGATGTGTAGAGGATGAAGACAATGGACCACAACTCCTGCGGTTGAGGCCAGGTTATGTTGCAGGTGTTTAACTCCTGCTGCACATGCGAGTAGATCGTGATAGGCAGCACGACCACAAAGGACACAACCCACACCATGCCATTGAAAATCTTGGCCACCTGGGGCGTCCGCCACTTGGCACTGCGCATAGGATGAACAACAGCCATGTAACGATCGATGCTCATCACCGTCAGGCAAAAGGTGGAGGAGAACTGGCTCATGGCATCAGCAGTCATGCACACCTTGCAGAAGAAATCTCCATAAGGCCAGTATGAGAGCACACTATTGGTGCCTAGGAAGGGAATTCCAAGGATGTAGAGTTCATCCGCCAAGGCTAGATTGAGGATGTATATGTTGGTTATAGTCTTCATCTTGGTGTAGCGAACCACCACATAGATGACCAGAGTGTTACCCAGAAGACCCACAATGAAGACGATACTGTAGACAACTGCAGTGACCACGCTGAAGGGCATAGGTTCGGGAAAGTCTGAGATATTTTTGTGGGTGGGGTAGGACTTAGAGGAGGACAAGGTGACATTGTCAGGTATTGTCGTACAATTGTTGTAGCCATCCATGTTGAAGGAGGTAGTGCTGGTGTCTGTTAGGAGTACAGTAAATGGAGGATAATCatgacacacatttacagtcaTTATATTTGATACTTGAAAACAACACGTTACCTACATTAAGGCTTTATTTCGGCTTGGATGTCTGTTGCAGCAGTttagtattgtgtgtgttctaAGGCTATGTGAGTTTCGTCTTTAGACCATTTATGTTATGTATACCTTTGCACCTTACAACAACACATGGGCAGGAGGCATTCTGGGCAAGGTGCCCATATTATTAGGGAACATTTCCACTAAATTGCCTGGGCCAGTGGCCAACAGTCCATTTCTCTTAATGGGAAGTTAATCTTCCTAGAAAAAGATGACATTAGTTAAGCAGGTTCCAAGTACTGTCATTGCAGATGAATTAGATGTCCATAAATGTGGCCAAGTGGCACGTAGCACAAATTCTGCCTGAGTGCcacaatggaaaaaatataaattaagagATTTGAAGCAGAAcacaagttatttattttgtcaaatacTTCATTCGTTTTGTGAAATCCCTCAAGTGTGATAAAGGGTACCGGTTCTGAGGTAGCAATAAACTGTGGCACTGTATTCTAACACATAAAAGTGTGATTGTAGATTGAGCTGataatttaaataacaatagGAAGTCATTCTTGCCACTTGTCCCCAACACTGGAAACATGACTGGttggattttttattttagcattaaGGTtcaagaggagaggaggtagACAATGGATAACTTTACTGATTGATGGATGTTTGCTGTGACTTTGCTCGTGTGCATTCATGCAGCCTGGGGACAGCAGTACGTTTGAGCTGAAGCTGAACTCCAGTCAGTGTTTTGTGTCCTTTCACTGCTCTTAACatcttttcagttttcttttcacagtaaatgtattttaactttgCCTTATATTATGATCAGGGGGTAGTAGAAGATATTTAACCATGTTAAAAGTAGTACAATCATAGAGTAAAAATACTCTGCTAAAAGCTATAATCATGAAACATTGAATTAAACTTAAAGTACTAGAAGTAACATTTTGCAGATTGGCTTGTTTCAtattacaatacatattttagtTAGTGATAGATTAATGTGTAAATTGCTTTAATGTTGCAGATGGTAATGGTggagttaattaaaaaaagtgcaATGAGTAAAGTGGGCCGCACCTCAATATTGTACATATAGAGTAAATGTAAATCGACTAAGTATAATACAGCTGAATTTAAGACCCTTAACTCAattagtaacattttgattccACCACAGAGCAATTGATTGAATACTAATTGAATCCTAGaccttttattcttttaatattacaaccaaacttaaaataaagatatactgtacagtTGTGAAGGTATCCCTAATTTACATATAAAGTGCATTTCTGTAAAACCTGTTACAGCAATTAGATGAATGACTGCTGGTAAGGAAATCCCTGCCATTATGAAACGGCATATTGTCCCCACCTGGTGCCTCGtgacatataataataatcataataataaataactttaaaacagTCAGTTGTCAGCCAAACCTGAGgctgtgaaaatgtgttgcacAAATAAGAAGTGTGACGTAAAGCTGCATTGAACCGCGCTTCAAAACACGGGAATGACGCGCAGCCCGCACTGTGTTGTTGAGAACACAAACACTTGGAGCCCCTATCCCCCTTTACGTTGCTTGGTGTTTGATATTTTTTGTCAACTGATCTATATGAGCTTCAGCCCACTGTCATAAGATGCCTGACtcattaaatgtacattttgccAAATAAACTTTTAAGGCTCATACGTTTTCCAAACGCACAGGTAGTACATTTGCACGTGCTCTATTGCGAAATAAGAGAGCCATTAACTATGAtagaaatatttcattaattCATATTCAAGATcatttcataaacacattttctcttttaaatggcGTGGTATTCTTATATGGGATTCAACCTACCTGTGCAATCCTGTGCGCCTTTTCCTCTCCACTCTATCAGGTGGCGTGATGCGCGTCTCTCACGGTATTCATCAGGTTTACTCTGAGGACAAAATCAACTCTCTCGTTCTTTTCCTCCGTCGCTTAAAAGAGAAACCACCTCAAACTTGACTTTCATCCTGCAGCATTTTATTGATGTCACTCAGATTTCCATTTCCATAgctgcaaaaaacaacattatccTCCAGGATTTTCCTCCCAAGTCTAAAGGCAATGATGTGCGTCCTAAAGCTGCTATTTCCCAGGGTCATTTAGCGCATCGACGCATTCTGCGAGTATTTATGTGGAAAACGTCCCCCCTCCTTTTGGATGTGAAAGTTCCACCCATAGGTGGTTTTAATCACCTGACAGCACGAGACTAGTTGTTggtgtaaaaacacacattgaacCCATTTTTACTAGAACCAAATTTCTAGGAATAAACTGTTACATGATAAAGTCcagcaatcaaaatgttactcaagtaaaaaaaaaaaaaaagtattggcatcaaaactTACTTACCAGAAGTACCAAAAATGTTGTCATTATGcagatttcagaataatatcatacgtttttattataattactgaTGCATTAATGTATTTAGCAAAGCTTGTAATGGTGGAGCTTAATTACTTGttatgctgcagggtagctcgTGAATTATACTCCAGGTTTAACTGAAATCAAATTGAAGTGTTGATTGtgtttcacatcattaaacAAACCTGCTAAgtaacaaaatataatcaaacaaaTATAGTGGAGgaaaaagtacacaatttaccactgaattgtagtggagtagaagtacaaattaGCAAAGAATTGTACTTAGTACAGCAGTTAATCTACTTAGCTACTTTACACCTGTTTAGAGGTTACAGTAAACATAGTCACTAACTGTTTTTCCTACTGTGAATGAGACACAGCCAGAAGTATGGAGCAATGCGCAGGTGCAGCCTGGGGAATAAATCACCTTGATGGTGGCCCAGGGCAcctgagacagaggaagagaggaattAGGCTAACATCAAAAAGTGGAGGAATGCGGATGAAATTGCACATTGAAGGAGATTTGATGATAATTGTTTGGGAAAGCTGCCTAATTTGAAGCCATTAGCTTCATGCTCTTGTCATCCTGGTCAATGCAGCGTTAACAACAGACtgccacacacagacagacacacatatacaaTATAAAGTTGCCAGTATAAAACTCCTCTATTGTGAACAGGTGTATAAAATCCAAGCaccaacgtgtgtgtgcgtgtgtgtgtgcatgcatgtttacagtgtgtactACAGCATTGCATTTTTGTG
The window above is part of the Eleginops maclovinus isolate JMC-PN-2008 ecotype Puerto Natales chromosome 16, JC_Emac_rtc_rv5, whole genome shotgun sequence genome. Proteins encoded here:
- the LOC134878156 gene encoding LOW QUALITY PROTEIN: somatostatin receptor type 5-like (The sequence of the model RefSeq protein was modified relative to this genomic sequence to represent the inferred CDS: deleted 1 base in 1 codon), which produces MDGYNNCTTIPDNVTLSSSKSYPTHKNISDFPEPMPFSVVTAVVYSIVFIVGLLGNTLVIYVVVRYTKMKTITNIYILNLALADELYILGIPFLGTNSVLSYWPYGDFFCKVCMTADAMSQFSSTFCLTVMSIDRYMAVVHPMRSAKWRTPQVAKIFNGMVWVVSFVVVLPITIYSHVQQELNTCNITWPQPQELWSIVFILYTSIIGFFGPLVVICLCYLLIVIKVRSAGVRVGLTKRRKSERKVTRMVVIIVLVFVLCWMPFFTTNIVNLIHIIPENNINAAIYFFLVILTYVNSCANPILYGFLSDNFRQSFQKVLCINKPNYAGNKNQMKGRPTSPKINHNPGNHTKIGIMQSIQQPVQLQVIEDFDDDPFTTKTKMNGQQLLRVFKLGHHDLVLNKM